The following are from one region of the Nostoc cf. commune SO-36 genome:
- a CDS encoding type 1 glutamine amidotransferase → MSSQNLELTIGWLYPTLMSTYGDRGNVITIERRAEWRGYDVKVLPLDQNATAADIKTVDVIVGGGAQDRQQEIVMRDLQGAKADAMREKIENGTPGVFTCGSPQLLGHYYEPGLGQRIDGLGILDLVSVHPGENTKRCIGNLVIEVTASRLAQELREMTGNTPYLVGFENHGGRTKLGKVEALGRVVYGLGNNGEDGTEGAFYQNAIATYSHGPLLPKNPFVADWLIQTALRLKYQQEIKLQPLDDSLALQAREAMFKRLKVSLPNAAAAKV, encoded by the coding sequence ATGAGTTCTCAAAATTTGGAATTAACAATTGGTTGGTTATACCCGACGCTGATGAGTACCTATGGCGATCGCGGTAATGTAATTACTATAGAACGTCGCGCCGAGTGGCGGGGATACGATGTTAAAGTTTTACCCCTAGATCAAAATGCCACAGCCGCAGATATTAAAACTGTAGATGTAATCGTGGGTGGTGGCGCACAAGATCGTCAGCAAGAAATAGTCATGCGTGATTTGCAAGGTGCGAAAGCTGACGCTATGCGCGAGAAAATCGAAAATGGAACACCAGGAGTATTTACCTGTGGTTCACCCCAACTGCTGGGACATTATTATGAACCAGGATTAGGACAACGGATTGATGGTTTGGGAATACTCGATTTAGTTTCCGTGCATCCTGGTGAAAATACTAAGCGCTGTATTGGTAACTTGGTAATTGAAGTGACAGCTTCACGTTTAGCGCAAGAATTGCGAGAGATGACGGGCAATACACCATATTTGGTAGGCTTTGAAAATCACGGCGGACGTACCAAACTAGGAAAAGTGGAAGCTTTAGGGCGAGTGGTGTACGGTTTGGGAAATAATGGAGAGGATGGTACAGAAGGAGCATTTTACCAGAATGCGATCGCTACTTATTCTCACGGCCCTTTGTTACCAAAAAATCCTTTTGTCGCCGATTGGTTAATTCAAACAGCACTGCGGCTAAAGTATCAGCAGGAAATTAAGTTACAACCTTTAGATGATAGTCTTGCTTTACAAGCACGAGAAGCGATGTTTAAGCGATTGAAAGTGAGTTTACCAAATGCTGCTGCGGCGAAAGTTTAA
- a CDS encoding Mur ligase family protein, translated as MGNKIQFIDRLRLGFAVSVAKSVTFIVRCLRRAAPTLRLGAGSVLPGAIARRIEPRLLQLLSQQVKNGVILIAGTNGKTTTALLLCTILERKGFRVTHNSTGANLENGLMTALLESTNLLGTLNSDYAILEVDENIVPRVLAPLQPRIILCLNLFRDQLDRYGEVDTISKRWTKVISTLPAETVVIPNADDPTLSNLGQQLPQRVLFFGLNEPEHYLEAIPHAVDSIYCPKCGHSLDYKGVYLSHLGDFTCPKCGFSKSKPTLESSEWSQILVGLYNKYNTLAAATAAIELGVDEVTIRDTINTFQAAFGRAEDLVINGKRVRILLSKNPVGTNETIRVVTQSTDKTTLLILNDRTPDGTDVSWIWDVDTEKLVERGGTLVVSGDRVYDMALRLRYSQKSPESNLNLIVEEDLRQAIATALEHTPENETLHILPTYSAMLEVREVLTGRKIL; from the coding sequence GTGGGAAACAAAATACAATTCATAGATAGGCTGCGATTGGGTTTCGCGGTGTCAGTGGCAAAAAGTGTGACGTTTATAGTGCGATGTCTTCGACGGGCTGCACCTACGCTCCGTCTGGGTGCTGGAAGTGTATTACCAGGCGCAATTGCTCGTCGCATTGAACCCCGACTTTTACAATTATTGAGTCAGCAAGTTAAAAATGGAGTGATTTTAATTGCTGGTACTAACGGCAAAACCACTACAGCGCTGCTTTTATGCACAATCCTAGAACGCAAAGGTTTTCGCGTCACTCATAATTCTACAGGTGCAAATCTAGAAAATGGCTTGATGACGGCGCTGTTAGAAAGCACCAACTTACTAGGTACGCTAAATAGTGATTACGCCATTCTGGAAGTTGACGAAAATATTGTCCCAAGAGTATTAGCACCACTCCAGCCGCGAATTATTCTCTGTTTAAACTTGTTCCGTGACCAACTTGATAGGTACGGCGAAGTAGACACAATTAGTAAGCGTTGGACAAAAGTTATTTCTACGCTACCAGCAGAAACAGTAGTAATTCCCAATGCTGATGACCCAACTTTATCTAACCTCGGTCAGCAGTTACCCCAACGGGTGTTATTCTTTGGCTTGAATGAACCAGAACATTATTTAGAAGCAATTCCTCACGCCGTTGATTCTATTTATTGTCCCAAATGTGGACATTCTCTAGATTACAAAGGTGTTTATTTGTCTCATTTGGGAGATTTCACTTGTCCCAAGTGTGGTTTTAGTAAAAGTAAACCTACTCTCGAAAGTAGTGAATGGTCGCAAATTCTGGTTGGTTTGTACAACAAATATAATACTTTAGCGGCTGCTACTGCGGCTATTGAGTTAGGAGTTGATGAAGTAACAATCAGAGATACTATTAATACCTTTCAAGCTGCATTTGGTCGTGCGGAAGATTTAGTAATTAACGGTAAACGAGTACGGATATTGCTATCAAAAAACCCTGTAGGAACGAACGAAACCATTCGCGTAGTTACTCAAAGCACAGATAAAACCACACTGCTAATATTAAACGATCGCACACCCGATGGCACTGATGTATCCTGGATTTGGGACGTAGATACCGAGAAATTAGTCGAACGCGGCGGGACTTTAGTAGTGAGTGGCGATCGCGTCTATGATATGGCACTACGTCTACGTTACAGCCAAAAGTCCCCTGAAAGTAACTTAAATTTAATTGTGGAAGAAGATTTGCGACAAGCGATCGCAACTGCATTAGAGCATACACCAGAGAATGAAACTTTGCATATTCTGCCCACCTACTCAGCCATGTTAGAAGTGCGAGAAGTCTTAACTGGTCGGAAAATTCTTTAA
- a CDS encoding thylakoid membrane photosystem I accumulation factor, translating into MNSTKFLFLHKQITGWRRWLSKCLLLLASLLIISMQPAYAGLDNDLYDGNIFVVYAGNGSLVPPRQTLAQALAEHKPIFLAFYLDDSSDSKRYAISISRVQEFYGRVAEIMPINVDAIPLKQTYDPTEIGYYYSGAVPQVVVFNKSGEVVLNKKGQVPFEEIDEQFRKIFDLLPSTETGQLKRRAFNEFSSELAK; encoded by the coding sequence ATGAATAGCACAAAGTTTCTTTTTTTACATAAACAAATTACTGGCTGGCGAAGGTGGTTGTCCAAATGCCTGTTATTGCTTGCAAGTCTTTTAATTATAAGTATGCAACCTGCATACGCTGGTCTCGATAATGATTTATATGATGGCAACATCTTTGTCGTTTATGCTGGCAATGGCTCATTGGTTCCTCCCAGACAGACACTGGCACAGGCTTTAGCGGAACATAAACCCATATTTTTGGCCTTTTATTTGGACGACAGCAGCGATTCTAAAAGATATGCCATTTCCATTTCACGGGTACAGGAATTCTATGGTCGGGTAGCAGAAATTATGCCTATTAATGTAGATGCTATCCCGCTTAAACAGACCTACGACCCTACAGAAATAGGATATTACTATTCTGGCGCTGTTCCTCAAGTCGTGGTGTTTAATAAATCAGGTGAGGTCGTTTTGAATAAGAAGGGTCAAGTACCTTTTGAAGAAATAGACGAGCAATTTCGCAAAATCTTTGATTTGTTACCCAGCACGGAAACAGGACAGTTAAAACGACGAGCATTCAATGAGTTTAGTAGTGAGTTAGCTAAGTAA
- a CDS encoding PEP-CTERM sorting domain-containing protein (PEP-CTERM proteins occur, often in large numbers, in the proteomes of bacteria that also encode an exosortase, a predicted intramembrane cysteine proteinase. The presence of a PEP-CTERM domain at a protein's C-terminus predicts cleavage within the sorting domain, followed by covalent anchoring to some some component of the (usually Gram-negative) cell surface. Many PEP-CTERM proteins exhibit an unusual sequence composition that includes large numbers of potential glycosylation sites. Expression of one such protein has been shown restore the ability of a bacterium to form floc, a type of biofilm.), protein MKLSLRTLSLSATLTILSAVGISQAPASAVLASTPVTSVNLLVNGSFEDTTLAGTSQAQLTSGWATYSQINGWSATPNGKIEVQRGVAGTPYAGSNLIELDSHNYDKSKFSANNPLGLYQDVATVAGQSYTLSFAYSARPNIAAAENIFDILVGDIGNVGNIFKTTISDGAGGANTAWSIFTTTFTANNALSRIQFNYKGNLDTYGAYIDDVKLVTSATAVPEPSTMAGMVVVGLGLVSLKKRNTSKKLLAS, encoded by the coding sequence ATGAAATTATCTCTCCGCACCTTATCACTTAGCGCAACATTAACTATTCTTTCGGCTGTAGGTATCAGTCAAGCACCAGCCTCTGCCGTCCTTGCTTCAACGCCAGTTACCTCAGTGAACTTACTCGTTAATGGCAGCTTTGAAGATACAACTTTAGCGGGTACTTCTCAAGCTCAACTAACAAGCGGTTGGGCAACTTATTCTCAGATCAACGGTTGGTCTGCAACTCCAAACGGTAAAATCGAAGTTCAACGTGGTGTTGCTGGTACTCCTTATGCTGGTTCAAACCTAATAGAATTGGATAGCCACAACTATGATAAAAGCAAGTTTTCTGCAAATAACCCCTTGGGTTTATACCAAGACGTTGCCACTGTAGCAGGTCAAAGCTATACTCTATCTTTTGCTTACTCTGCTCGTCCAAATATAGCCGCAGCAGAGAATATTTTTGATATCTTGGTTGGTGACATCGGCAATGTTGGCAATATTTTCAAAACGACCATTTCTGATGGTGCAGGTGGTGCAAATACTGCTTGGTCAATCTTTACTACGACCTTCACAGCAAACAATGCGCTATCACGAATACAATTTAACTATAAAGGAAATTTAGATACTTACGGAGCCTATATTGATGATGTGAAACTGGTTACTAGTGCAACAGCAGTTCCAGAACCCAGTACAATGGCAGGAATGGTTGTAGTTGGCTTGGGATTAGTTTCTTTGAAAAAGCGCAATACTTCTAAAAAATTACTGGCATCTTAA
- the murD gene encoding UDP-N-acetylmuramoyl-L-alanine--D-glutamate ligase, which yields MPRATVIGLGKSGVAAARLLKREGWEVELSDSNTSETLLQQQQELAAEQITVKLGQSLELNGDNLPQLIVVSPGVPWDIPVLIKARQLGIETIGEMELAWRNLQGLPWVGITGTNGKTTTTALIAAIFKAAELNAPACGNIGYAACDVALSDRGEGTEDRGQRDKERGGETRIQNPKSKIRNHIDWVIAEVSSYQIESSSSLAPRIGVWTTFTPDHLSRHQTLENYYNIKAKLLRQSELQVFNGDDAYLSQLGLSAWPDAYWTSVKGKDFLISEKGFYIEDGWVVEKLTATSTPEPIVKVSTLRMVGEHNQQNLLMAVATARLAGINRDAIALAIREFTGVPHRLEHICTWEGIDFINDSKATNYDAAEVGLASVDSPAILIAGGEAKAGDDTAWLAQIQTKTAAVLLIGSAAPAFAKRLQEVGYHTYHIVETMERAVSKSAELAKQYQAQVVLLSPACASFDQYPNFEVRGDRFRQLCLAWVGGWQPARVELPELESFSQESIVQSR from the coding sequence ATGCCTAGAGCTACTGTAATTGGATTGGGAAAGTCCGGTGTTGCTGCGGCGAGATTGTTGAAACGGGAAGGTTGGGAGGTAGAGCTAAGTGATAGCAACACCTCCGAAACCCTCCTACAACAACAACAAGAACTCGCTGCCGAGCAAATAACCGTGAAACTAGGCCAATCCCTAGAATTGAATGGTGATAATTTACCCCAATTAATAGTTGTTAGTCCTGGCGTGCCTTGGGATATTCCCGTATTAATTAAGGCACGCCAATTAGGTATTGAAACCATTGGGGAAATGGAACTCGCTTGGCGAAATTTGCAAGGGCTACCTTGGGTAGGAATTACCGGCACTAACGGCAAAACTACTACCACAGCTTTAATTGCTGCCATTTTTAAAGCAGCAGAATTAAATGCACCCGCCTGCGGTAATATTGGCTACGCTGCTTGTGATGTTGCCCTATCTGATAGGGGAGAGGGGACAGAGGATAGGGGACAGAGGGATAAGGAAAGAGGTGGGGAAACTCGAATCCAAAATCCAAAATCTAAAATCCGAAATCATATTGATTGGGTGATTGCGGAAGTTAGCAGCTATCAAATAGAATCTTCGAGTTCTCTTGCACCACGTATCGGTGTTTGGACGACTTTCACACCGGATCATCTCAGTCGCCATCAGACTTTAGAGAACTATTACAACATCAAAGCCAAGTTATTACGTCAGTCCGAATTGCAAGTGTTCAATGGCGATGATGCCTACTTGAGCCAGCTAGGTTTAAGTGCTTGGCCTGATGCTTATTGGACAAGTGTCAAAGGAAAAGATTTCCTGATTAGCGAAAAAGGCTTTTATATCGAAGACGGCTGGGTTGTGGAAAAGTTGACTGCAACCTCTACACCAGAACCGATTGTGAAGGTATCTACTTTGCGGATGGTGGGGGAACATAACCAGCAAAATCTTTTGATGGCAGTAGCAACGGCAAGATTAGCGGGAATTAATCGTGATGCGATCGCACTTGCAATTCGAGAATTTACCGGTGTTCCTCATCGTTTGGAACATATCTGCACTTGGGAAGGTATTGATTTCATTAACGATAGCAAAGCCACCAACTACGATGCTGCCGAAGTCGGTTTAGCATCCGTTGACAGTCCAGCGATTTTAATTGCTGGTGGAGAAGCCAAAGCAGGAGATGATACTGCCTGGCTAGCACAAATTCAAACAAAGACTGCTGCTGTGTTATTGATTGGCTCTGCTGCACCTGCATTTGCCAAACGTCTCCAAGAGGTTGGTTATCATACATACCATATTGTGGAAACTATGGAAAGGGCAGTTTCCAAGTCGGCAGAATTAGCCAAGCAGTATCAAGCGCAGGTGGTGTTGCTGTCTCCGGCTTGCGCGAGTTTCGACCAATACCCAAATTTTGAGGTGCGGGGCGATCGTTTCCGTCAATTATGCCTCGCTTGGGTGGGAGGTTGGCAGCCTGCCAGAGTAGAACTTCCAGAACTTGAAAGCTTTAGTCAAGAGTCCATAGTTCAAAGTCGATAA
- the glyS gene encoding glycine--tRNA ligase subunit beta, with product MPGFLLEVGTEELPASFLSDALVQWQERIPQSLEANSLKGESVQVYGTPRRLAVLITGLPSQQADREEEIKGPPAQAAFKNGQPTPAAIGFAKKQGVELDALSVRPTDKGEFVFVQKRISGRPVAEILTELIPQWIWGLEGKRLMRWGNGDARFSRPIRWLVALLDQTVLPLELVNGSKTIQSDRISQGHRVLHSEPVTIAQATDYVTTLKSAYVTVDPEERANLIKEQVNTVAENLGGYTVIYPDLLAEVTNLVEYPSAVVGKFEPEFLELPTEVITEVMVIHQRYFPVFKPDSSEQELLPNFITISNGDPKKSDIIAVGNERVIRARLADGRFFYEADLTKPIESFLPQLEKVTFQEELGSVRTKVDRVVKIAERITTQLKLTENQSQRIQRAALLCKADLVTQMVYEFPELQGIMGEKYALASGEDGEVAKAIYQHYLPTGASDNFPETLTGQIVALADRLDTLVSIFGLGLIPSGSSDPFALRRAANAVVKITWFYNLPINLDELLAQISTDFAAKYHKDGVSLTAALQEFFLQRIRTLLQEEKQIDYDLVNAVLGENDPEYTERALKGLLDVRDRALYLQQIRNDSTLDNIYETVNRSTRLAAQGDLDTKQLEPTTVVRQELFQKPSETALYNALIESVPQTQAAQQTRNYQLLVAALAKIAPAVSNFFDGPDSVLVMDSDPAVKRNRLHLLGLVRNHARVLADFGAIVKNL from the coding sequence ATGCCTGGGTTTCTATTAGAAGTTGGTACAGAAGAACTACCTGCAAGTTTTCTCAGTGATGCTTTAGTGCAATGGCAGGAACGCATTCCTCAAAGCCTGGAAGCAAACAGCCTTAAAGGTGAAAGTGTCCAGGTATACGGTACTCCCCGGCGGCTGGCGGTATTAATTACAGGTTTACCATCCCAGCAAGCAGACCGAGAAGAAGAAATTAAAGGGCCTCCCGCTCAAGCCGCCTTTAAAAATGGTCAGCCGACACCAGCAGCGATAGGCTTTGCCAAAAAGCAAGGTGTGGAACTGGATGCGCTGTCTGTTCGCCCCACTGACAAAGGCGAATTTGTATTTGTACAAAAAAGAATTTCCGGTCGTCCGGTGGCGGAAATTTTGACAGAACTTATTCCCCAGTGGATTTGGGGGTTAGAAGGTAAACGGTTAATGCGTTGGGGAAATGGAGATGCGAGGTTTTCTCGACCGATTCGCTGGCTGGTAGCTTTGTTAGATCAAACGGTGCTACCTCTAGAATTAGTAAATGGTTCTAAAACGATTCAGAGCGATCGCATTTCTCAAGGTCATCGTGTCTTACATTCTGAACCTGTGACAATTGCCCAAGCTACTGATTATGTTACCACCCTCAAATCTGCTTATGTCACCGTTGACCCAGAAGAACGGGCAAATTTAATCAAAGAGCAAGTAAATACAGTAGCCGAGAATTTAGGCGGGTATACAGTAATTTACCCCGATTTGTTAGCGGAAGTAACCAACCTTGTAGAATATCCTTCCGCAGTTGTCGGTAAATTTGAACCAGAATTTTTGGAATTACCAACTGAGGTAATTACTGAAGTTATGGTTATTCATCAGCGTTATTTCCCTGTCTTTAAACCAGATAGCTCCGAGCAAGAATTATTGCCCAACTTCATCACCATTTCTAACGGTGATCCTAAAAAATCAGATATTATTGCCGTCGGGAATGAAAGGGTAATTCGTGCCAGATTAGCTGATGGCAGATTTTTCTACGAAGCTGATTTAACTAAGCCAATAGAAAGCTTTTTACCCCAGTTAGAAAAAGTCACTTTCCAAGAAGAATTGGGTTCGGTGCGTACCAAGGTAGATAGAGTAGTTAAGATTGCCGAACGAATAACCACCCAATTAAAATTAACGGAAAATCAAAGCCAAAGAATCCAACGTGCCGCTTTATTATGTAAAGCAGACTTGGTTACTCAAATGGTGTATGAATTTCCCGAATTGCAAGGGATTATGGGAGAAAAATATGCTTTAGCCAGTGGCGAAGATGGAGAAGTAGCAAAGGCAATTTATCAACATTATTTACCCACAGGAGCCAGTGATAATTTCCCCGAAACACTCACGGGTCAAATTGTTGCTTTGGCAGATAGATTAGATACCTTAGTGAGTATCTTTGGTTTAGGCTTAATTCCCTCTGGTTCCTCCGATCCTTTCGCCTTGCGCCGTGCTGCTAATGCTGTAGTTAAAATTACTTGGTTTTACAATTTACCAATAAATTTAGATGAGTTATTGGCACAAATATCGACAGATTTTGCAGCCAAATATCACAAAGATGGGGTATCATTAACCGCCGCATTACAAGAATTTTTCTTGCAACGCATCCGCACTTTACTACAAGAAGAAAAACAGATTGATTACGACCTAGTAAATGCAGTTTTGGGAGAAAATGACCCAGAATACACAGAACGGGCGTTAAAAGGTTTATTGGATGTACGCGATCGCGCCCTATACTTACAACAAATCCGCAACGACAGTACCTTAGATAACATCTACGAAACCGTTAACCGTTCTACCCGATTAGCTGCCCAAGGTGATTTGGATACAAAACAGCTAGAACCAACAACTGTAGTTCGTCAAGAACTATTCCAAAAACCCTCTGAGACAGCTTTGTATAATGCCCTAATCGAATCAGTGCCGCAAACTCAAGCAGCACAACAGACGCGAAATTATCAACTATTAGTAGCAGCATTAGCAAAAATTGCTCCGGCAGTCAGTAACTTCTTTGATGGGCCAGATAGCGTTTTAGTTATGGACTCCGATCCAGCAGTCAAGCGTAATCGATTGCATTTACTGGGACTAGTTCGCAATCATGCCCGTGTTTTAGCTGATTTTGGTGCGATCGTCAAAAATCTGTAG
- a CDS encoding PEP-CTERM sorting domain-containing protein — translation MKNIFSKIGAIAATTVAIAAANNPAQAIELNFNWLGDAGYSATGSFSYDETTAPTIISEAGRGATNFLQSLNVSFLDPSKNLLGTYDTVAGGVSQSDFFAFNFDTSTHTLFSSFDIAGGTGIIGEYFFQGTVDDSLFLRQDIDQVSAFRTLDQNSGSIQVSKVPEPASMLGLLAFAGLGVASTLKKKQASC, via the coding sequence ATGAAAAACATTTTCAGCAAAATCGGTGCGATCGCAGCAACTACTGTTGCGATCGCAGCTGCTAACAACCCAGCCCAAGCTATTGAATTAAACTTTAACTGGCTAGGCGATGCTGGTTATTCAGCCACAGGTTCATTTAGCTACGACGAAACTACAGCACCAACAATCATTTCCGAAGCTGGTCGTGGAGCAACCAACTTTTTACAATCCTTGAATGTATCCTTCCTAGATCCATCTAAAAATCTTTTAGGAACTTATGACACCGTTGCTGGTGGAGTATCACAGTCTGATTTCTTCGCTTTCAACTTTGATACTTCCACTCATACATTGTTTAGCTCCTTTGATATAGCCGGAGGTACGGGTATAATTGGCGAATATTTCTTTCAGGGAACGGTTGACGACTCTTTGTTCTTACGTCAGGACATCGATCAAGTGTCAGCATTTAGAACATTAGATCAAAATTCTGGTTCTATTCAGGTATCCAAAGTCCCTGAACCTGCTTCTATGTTGGGTTTATTGGCATTTGCTGGGTTGGGTGTAGCTTCAACTCTGAAGAAAAAGCAAGCCTCTTGCTAG
- a CDS encoding PEP-CTERM sorting domain-containing protein gives MKNIFTKIGAIAATTVAITAANNPAQAIELNFNWLGDAGYSATGSFSYDETTAPTIISEAGRGATNFLQSLNVSFLDPSKNLLGTYDTVAGGVSQSDFFAFNFDTSTHTLFSSLNIGGGTGVIGEYFFSGTVGDSLRLRQDVNQQGTSITLDQNSGSIQVSKVPEPASMLGLLAFAALGVGSSLKKKQASC, from the coding sequence ATGAAAAACATTTTCACCAAAATCGGTGCGATCGCAGCAACTACTGTTGCGATCACAGCTGCTAACAACCCAGCGCAAGCTATTGAATTAAACTTTAACTGGCTAGGCGATGCTGGTTATTCAGCCACAGGTTCATTCAGCTACGACGAAACTACAGCACCAACAATCATTTCCGAAGCTGGTCGTGGAGCAACCAACTTTTTACAATCCTTGAATGTATCCTTCCTAGATCCATCTAAAAATCTTTTAGGAACTTATGACACCGTTGCTGGTGGAGTATCACAGTCTGATTTCTTCGCTTTCAACTTTGATACTTCCACTCATACATTGTTTAGCTCCTTGAATATCGGGGGAGGAACGGGTGTAATTGGAGAATACTTCTTTTCTGGAACTGTTGGCGACTCTTTGCGATTACGTCAGGATGTAAATCAACAAGGGACATCAATAACACTAGATCAAAACTCTGGCTCTATTCAGGTATCCAAAGTTCCTGAACCTGCTTCTATGTTGGGTTTGCTAGCATTTGCTGCCTTGGGTGTAGGTTCATCTTTGAAGAAAAAGCAAGCCTCTTGCTAG
- a CDS encoding glycosyltransferase family 4 protein: MHILIYSYNYHPEPIGIAPLMTELAEGLAKRGHEVRVVTGMPNYPQREIYDEYRGKWYITEQINGVIIQRSYLRIKSKPNLLDRLLLELSFVFTSLPQAFKGRRPDVIILTIPPLFGTLPVTIFAWLYNCPVVLNVQDILPDAAVRIGLLKNKWMIRTLASLEKFAYQSAHTISVIADAFRENLVNKGVPVNKIVCIPNWVNVNFIRPLQKENNSWISSHQLNGKFVVLYSGNIALTQGLETVIKAAVCLRHIKEIVFVIVGESIALQRLQEYCLLNGADNVLLLPLQPREKLPEMLAASDVGLIVQKRNVISFNMPSKIPLLLASGRPIVGSVPATGTAAKAIQLSGGGIIVEPESPDAIAAAVHDLYANPALSAMLGNKGRQFAEENYSLEQALDRYEGLLSCVVANRKSSVGILPKLDSKKSVVDG; the protein is encoded by the coding sequence ATGCACATTCTGATTTATTCCTATAACTATCATCCAGAGCCGATTGGTATTGCTCCGTTAATGACTGAATTAGCAGAAGGACTAGCAAAGCGAGGTCACGAAGTGCGGGTGGTTACGGGAATGCCCAACTATCCTCAGCGCGAAATTTACGATGAATATCGGGGTAAGTGGTATATTACTGAACAAATAAATGGTGTCATAATTCAACGAAGTTACTTACGAATTAAGTCTAAACCTAATCTCCTAGATCGCTTGTTGCTGGAGTTGAGCTTTGTTTTTACGAGTTTACCTCAAGCTTTTAAAGGCAGACGCCCAGATGTGATTATTTTAACAATACCGCCTCTTTTCGGTACTTTACCAGTAACAATATTTGCTTGGTTATACAACTGCCCAGTAGTTCTAAATGTGCAAGATATTCTACCAGATGCTGCGGTACGTATCGGGCTATTGAAGAACAAGTGGATGATCCGAACTCTTGCAAGTCTGGAGAAATTTGCATATCAGTCCGCACACACTATTAGTGTCATTGCCGATGCTTTTCGTGAGAATTTAGTGAATAAAGGAGTACCTGTTAATAAAATTGTTTGTATTCCCAATTGGGTAAATGTAAATTTCATCCGCCCTTTACAGAAAGAGAATAACTCGTGGATATCTAGCCATCAACTGAATGGGAAATTTGTAGTACTTTATTCGGGAAACATTGCTTTAACGCAAGGTTTAGAAACGGTAATAAAAGCAGCCGTTTGCTTACGTCATATCAAGGAGATTGTCTTTGTCATCGTTGGCGAATCAATAGCATTGCAAAGATTGCAGGAATATTGTCTCTTAAATGGAGCAGATAATGTTTTGCTGCTACCGTTACAGCCGCGAGAAAAACTACCCGAAATGCTGGCAGCATCTGATGTGGGGCTAATTGTGCAAAAGCGCAATGTGATTTCGTTCAATATGCCTTCAAAAATACCACTGCTGTTGGCGAGTGGTCGCCCGATTGTGGGTTCAGTTCCCGCCACTGGTACAGCTGCTAAAGCAATCCAACTTAGTGGTGGTGGGATAATTGTTGAGCCAGAATCACCTGATGCAATAGCCGCTGCGGTACATGATTTATATGCTAATCCTGCTCTAAGTGCGATGCTAGGTAACAAAGGAAGACAGTTTGCCGAAGAAAACTACTCTTTGGAGCAAGCACTTGATCGTTATGAAGGGTTGCTTTCTTGTGTTGTTGCTAACCGAAAATCATCTGTAGGAATTTTACCAAAATTAGATTCTAAAAAATCAGTTGTGGATGGTTGA